A single window of Achromobacter xylosoxidans DNA harbors:
- a CDS encoding tripartite tricarboxylate transporter substrate binding protein yields the protein MFFSRKAAARAALSVAALCAAWPAWAWPDHPIELVVGFAPGGGTDLTARSLAVFLEKELGTTIVVQNKPGASSAIALSYVARAKPDGYTLAMTNMPGLVSLPIERKAGFTTADFTYLANLVRDPSAFSVAADSPYQTLDALIKAAREKPGSISYGSTGVGTDDHLALVLFQNLTGTKLNHVPYNGAGPLRSSVLGGHTVIGGLNLGEVMPYHGKNMRVLAQASETRSPLGPDVPTFKELGVNLVFASERGIVAPKGLPADVAEKLRQALGKVAANPEFQAQMKQQFTEMDYQDGPQWQERLKQDDGRLRKIWASTPWVE from the coding sequence ATGTTCTTTTCACGCAAGGCGGCCGCTCGCGCCGCGCTGTCCGTGGCCGCGCTGTGCGCCGCATGGCCGGCCTGGGCCTGGCCCGACCATCCCATCGAACTGGTGGTGGGTTTCGCGCCCGGTGGCGGCACCGACCTGACGGCGCGTTCGCTGGCGGTGTTCCTGGAAAAGGAGCTGGGCACCACCATCGTGGTGCAGAACAAGCCGGGCGCGTCCAGCGCCATCGCGCTGTCGTACGTGGCGCGCGCCAAGCCCGACGGCTATACGCTGGCAATGACCAACATGCCCGGGCTGGTGTCGCTGCCGATCGAACGCAAGGCCGGCTTCACCACGGCCGACTTCACCTACCTGGCCAACCTGGTGCGCGATCCCAGCGCCTTCAGCGTCGCCGCCGACAGTCCGTACCAGACGCTGGATGCCTTGATCAAGGCGGCACGCGAGAAGCCGGGTTCGATCAGCTATGGCTCGACCGGCGTGGGCACCGATGATCACCTGGCGCTGGTGCTGTTCCAGAACCTGACGGGCACCAAGCTCAACCACGTGCCCTACAACGGCGCGGGGCCGCTGCGCAGCTCGGTGCTGGGCGGGCACACCGTGATCGGCGGCCTGAACCTGGGCGAAGTCATGCCCTACCACGGCAAGAACATGCGCGTGCTGGCCCAGGCCAGCGAGACGCGCTCGCCGCTGGGGCCGGACGTGCCGACCTTCAAGGAGCTGGGCGTGAACCTGGTGTTCGCCTCCGAGCGCGGCATTGTCGCGCCCAAGGGCTTGCCGGCGGATGTCGCCGAGAAGCTGCGCCAGGCGTTGGGCAAGGTCGCCGCCAATCCGGAGTTCCAGGCGCAGATGAAGCAGCAGTTCACCGAGATGGACTACCAGGATGGGCCGCAGTGGCAGGAACGCCTGAAGCAGGATGATGGGCGGCTGCGGAAGATCTGGGCGAGCACGCCCTGGGTGGAGTAG
- a CDS encoding TolC family outer membrane protein: MKRWQGRLAAAWMLMVAVFMPGSGAAQALDFQQAYTMALASDPTWQAARARERADAEEAALGRSGLLPNLSYHYSRARNDTTSRQQTRWGALEQRSRYASYASGFTLSQPLFDAAAFAQYRAGRERAEAGGLTLKRARQALAVRLLQAYTAVLYAQQALALTQSQERSLQEDARRSARFVAAGQGTRTDQLEIEARAHVVQAQEIEARDRLRDARNALRAIVGPGLADNLLAPLQESALAALAVEGRDLSAWRQLALASNPELLAQRHLLEASRQRYQATRAGHLPTARLVARKQRTNSNGENQIGQRYDSGSVGIEVSIPLYSGGRTSAASGQALAEAEEAQHKLDAATWALLDDLARQFHTFASSRERITAYRQAAEAAAQRVRATRRSVLGGERTNLDVLDAERQRFEALRDLDRARYDNLLAWLTLRWQAGVLSDDDVARIGALFVAG; this comes from the coding sequence ATGAAGCGCTGGCAGGGCAGGCTCGCGGCGGCATGGATGTTGATGGTGGCGGTGTTCATGCCTGGATCGGGGGCGGCGCAGGCGCTGGATTTTCAGCAGGCGTACACGATGGCGCTGGCGTCCGATCCCACGTGGCAGGCGGCGCGTGCGCGCGAACGGGCCGACGCCGAGGAGGCGGCATTGGGGCGCAGCGGCCTGTTGCCGAACCTGAGCTATCACTACAGCCGTGCCCGCAACGATACGACGTCGCGGCAGCAGACGCGTTGGGGCGCGCTGGAGCAGCGCTCGCGCTACGCCAGCTATGCCTCGGGGTTCACGCTGAGCCAGCCGCTGTTCGACGCGGCGGCGTTTGCGCAGTACCGCGCCGGGCGCGAGCGTGCCGAAGCGGGCGGCTTGACGCTGAAGCGCGCGCGCCAGGCGCTTGCCGTGCGCCTGTTGCAGGCGTACACCGCCGTGCTGTACGCGCAGCAAGCCCTGGCATTGACGCAGTCGCAGGAGCGCTCGTTGCAAGAGGACGCGCGCCGCAGCGCGCGCTTTGTCGCGGCGGGGCAGGGCACGCGCACGGATCAACTGGAGATCGAGGCGCGCGCGCACGTGGTGCAGGCCCAGGAGATCGAGGCGCGGGACCGGCTGCGCGACGCGCGCAATGCGCTAAGGGCGATTGTCGGGCCGGGGCTGGCCGACAATTTGCTTGCGCCCTTGCAGGAATCAGCCCTGGCCGCGCTGGCGGTGGAGGGACGCGATTTGTCCGCGTGGCGACAACTGGCGCTGGCGAGCAATCCGGAATTGCTGGCCCAGCGCCACCTGCTTGAAGCCAGCCGCCAGCGCTACCAGGCCACCCGCGCGGGGCACCTGCCCACGGCGCGGCTGGTGGCGCGCAAGCAGCGGACCAATTCCAACGGCGAGAACCAGATCGGGCAGCGCTATGACTCCGGTTCTGTGGGCATCGAGGTCAGCATTCCGCTGTATTCCGGCGGGCGCACCTCGGCGGCCAGCGGCCAGGCATTGGCTGAAGCGGAGGAAGCGCAGCACAAGCTCGACGCCGCCACATGGGCGTTGCTCGATGACCTGGCGCGGCAATTCCACACGTTCGCCAGCAGCCGCGAGCGTATCACCGCTTACCGGCAGGCGGCCGAGGCGGCCGCGCAGCGCGTGCGCGCCACACGGCGCAGCGTGCTCGGCGGCGAGCGCACCAATCTGGATGTGCTGGACGCCGAACGCCAGCGCTTCGAGGCGCTGCGGGACCTGGACCGGGCGCGTTACGACAACCTGCTGGCGTGGCTGACGCTGAGGTGGCAAGCCGGGGTGTTGAGCGACGACGATGTGGCGCGCATTGGCGCGTTGTTCGTGGCGGGCTGA
- a CDS encoding NAD-dependent epimerase/dehydratase family protein: MTTDKKSAALPLADARILIAGAASLVGSHTADALLAAGVREVILLDNFAFGTPEAIAHLQGNPRVKVVRGDLMRLPDLLAATDGVDGVLHLAAYMTLGFAQTPWQAVDVNIRGAQNMLEACRANKVKKFVFASSNAVYGYGSGIAGALAENGPFHSVGAPPAAILYGASKIMGEQLCRQYYQKAGLDYVVLRYSTVYGERQHYRAANSLYIMETYDRVRQGERPVLPGDGTDTKHFVHVSDVARANVAAFQSDATDVAVNVSGPAPITTGELVRLVLDYCKSDLEPEIRPDPPGTVRLTSGGAFHIPHDLAGQQIGWQPQVGMAEGVTRLLAWREAQEGGKVG, from the coding sequence ATGACGACAGACAAGAAAAGCGCGGCGCTGCCGCTGGCCGATGCCCGCATCCTGATCGCCGGCGCCGCCAGCCTGGTGGGCTCGCACACCGCCGACGCGCTGCTGGCCGCCGGCGTGCGCGAGGTGATCCTGCTGGACAACTTCGCCTTTGGCACGCCCGAGGCCATCGCCCACCTGCAAGGCAATCCGCGCGTGAAAGTGGTGCGCGGCGACCTGATGCGCCTGCCCGACCTGCTGGCCGCGACCGATGGCGTGGATGGCGTGCTGCACCTGGCTGCCTACATGACGCTGGGCTTCGCGCAGACGCCGTGGCAAGCGGTGGACGTGAACATCCGCGGCGCGCAGAACATGCTGGAAGCCTGCCGCGCCAACAAGGTGAAGAAGTTCGTTTTCGCTTCGTCCAACGCGGTCTACGGCTACGGCAGCGGCATCGCCGGCGCGCTGGCCGAGAACGGCCCGTTCCATTCCGTCGGCGCGCCGCCCGCGGCGATCCTGTATGGCGCCTCCAAGATCATGGGCGAGCAGCTGTGCCGCCAGTACTACCAGAAGGCCGGGCTGGACTATGTGGTGTTGCGCTATTCCACCGTGTATGGCGAGCGCCAGCACTACCGCGCCGCGAATTCGCTGTACATCATGGAGACCTATGACCGCGTGCGCCAGGGCGAGCGTCCCGTGCTGCCCGGCGACGGCACCGACACCAAGCACTTCGTGCATGTCTCGGACGTGGCGCGCGCCAACGTCGCCGCGTTCCAGAGCGACGCGACCGATGTCGCGGTGAACGTGTCCGGCCCGGCACCCATCACCACCGGTGAACTGGTGCGGCTGGTGCTCGACTACTGCAAGAGCGACCTGGAACCGGAGATCCGGCCGGACCCTCCGGGCACCGTGCGCCTGACCTCGGGCGGCGCTTTCCATATCCCGCACGATCTGGCGGGACAACAGATCGGCTGGCAGCCGCAAGTGGGCATGGCCGAAGGCGTGACGCGCCTGCTGGCGTGGCGCGAGGCGCAGGAAGGGGGGAAGGTCGGTTAG
- a CDS encoding LysR family transcriptional regulator codes for MAMNIKYRPLKAFLLAVDTGSFTHAASQLGVTQPSFTALIQDLEDVLGLRLFERTTRSISLTSAGQDFYARAQRPIADLEEAYRSLADLAAVRRGNVTLGALPSTALALLPVAVGALRQLHPALKVRVVEAHNDELVAMLRTNQIEFAVGALAEPAPDLSFTPLAEDCFCAIYPEGHRLDRKRGPLHWRDVLRYDLILLSQGSNARQQFDRAVREETGAPATALRYDVTNMGTAAGMVRQGLGVSVLPRLALPELNLAGLRAAPLCDASARRAIGLLHRRDRSLSPAAQALAAQLATAMDEIVRRLLPLPPVK; via the coding sequence ATGGCTATGAATATCAAGTACCGGCCGCTCAAGGCCTTCCTGCTGGCGGTGGATACCGGTTCGTTCACCCACGCCGCCAGCCAGCTGGGCGTGACGCAGCCGTCCTTCACCGCGCTGATCCAGGACCTGGAGGACGTGCTGGGCCTGCGCCTGTTCGAGCGCACCACCCGCAGCATCAGCCTGACCTCGGCCGGGCAGGACTTCTATGCCCGCGCGCAGCGCCCCATCGCCGACCTGGAAGAAGCCTATCGCAGCCTGGCGGACCTGGCGGCGGTGCGGCGCGGCAACGTGACGCTGGGCGCCCTGCCCTCGACCGCGCTGGCGCTGCTGCCGGTGGCGGTCGGCGCGCTGCGTCAACTGCATCCGGCACTGAAAGTGCGGGTGGTCGAGGCCCACAACGACGAGCTGGTGGCCATGCTGCGCACCAACCAGATCGAGTTCGCCGTCGGCGCGCTGGCCGAGCCGGCGCCGGACCTGTCGTTCACGCCGCTGGCCGAGGATTGCTTTTGCGCCATCTACCCCGAAGGCCACCGCCTGGACAGAAAACGCGGCCCGCTGCATTGGCGCGACGTGCTGCGCTACGACCTGATCCTGCTGTCGCAAGGCTCCAATGCGCGCCAGCAGTTCGACCGCGCGGTGCGCGAGGAAACCGGCGCGCCGGCCACCGCCTTGCGCTACGACGTCACCAACATGGGCACCGCAGCCGGCATGGTGCGCCAGGGCCTGGGAGTAAGCGTTTTGCCGCGCCTGGCATTGCCGGAACTGAACCTGGCCGGCCTGCGCGCCGCGCCGCTGTGCGACGCCTCGGCCCGCCGCGCCATCGGCCTGCTGCACCGGCGCGACCGCTCGCTGTCGCCGGCCGCGCAGGCGCTGGCGGCGCAATTGGCGACGGCCATGGACGAGATCGTTCGACGGCTGCTGCCGCTGCCGCCGGTGAAGTGA
- a CDS encoding aldehyde dehydrogenase yields MHASSHKPFRLGADWRHSQDGDAVITSINPADGSIAGRVTCALPRDVDTAVTIAWDAFQRQPWRKLRPDQRAATLYEISRRLAAEREPLARLQMIDSGKPWKECLNMVDSAAGHFRYYAAVCETWQNEMTSPRGEYFSMALAEPFGVIAAITPWNSPIMNEAQKAAPALAAGNAVLLKPSEETPQLALELARICAEAGLPEGLLTVLPGHGEDVGAALVKHPGVRMVSFTGGTETGRAIGGIAGQRLIPVGLELGGKSPHIVFDDADLDRAVAGVVSGIFGSAGQSCVAGSRLFVQKSIYGRFMEALVQRTRQVRVGLPDDPATQMGPLVSRAHRDKVAGYVDIGRAEGGRVLVGGAAPDRAELANGWFYLPTVIDGLGNGARVCQEEIFGPVLVALPFEDEQDVIEQANDTPFGLAAGMWTGDYARAWRVAREIEAGSVWINTYKQSHIATPFGGFKASGIGREKGLHGLRLYSQVKSLYWGMHNQPMGL; encoded by the coding sequence ATGCACGCATCGAGCCACAAGCCCTTCCGGCTGGGCGCCGACTGGCGCCACAGCCAAGACGGCGACGCCGTCATCACCTCCATCAATCCCGCCGACGGCAGTATTGCCGGACGCGTCACGTGCGCCTTGCCGCGTGACGTGGATACGGCCGTGACCATCGCCTGGGACGCGTTCCAGCGCCAGCCGTGGCGCAAGCTGCGTCCCGACCAGCGCGCCGCCACGCTGTACGAAATCAGCCGCCGCCTGGCCGCCGAGCGCGAGCCGCTGGCGCGGCTGCAGATGATCGACAGCGGCAAGCCCTGGAAGGAATGCCTGAACATGGTCGACAGCGCGGCCGGGCATTTCCGCTACTACGCCGCCGTCTGCGAGACCTGGCAGAACGAGATGACCTCGCCGCGCGGCGAGTACTTCTCGATGGCGCTGGCTGAGCCGTTCGGCGTGATCGCGGCCATCACGCCGTGGAACTCGCCCATCATGAACGAGGCGCAGAAGGCCGCGCCGGCGCTGGCCGCGGGCAACGCGGTGCTGCTCAAGCCGTCCGAGGAAACCCCCCAGCTGGCGTTGGAACTGGCCCGCATCTGCGCCGAGGCCGGCCTGCCCGAAGGGCTGTTGACGGTGCTGCCGGGCCACGGCGAAGACGTCGGCGCCGCGCTGGTCAAGCATCCCGGCGTGCGCATGGTGTCGTTCACCGGCGGCACCGAAACGGGCCGCGCCATCGGTGGCATCGCCGGCCAGCGCCTGATTCCCGTGGGCCTGGAGCTGGGCGGCAAGTCGCCGCACATTGTGTTCGATGATGCCGACCTGGACCGCGCCGTGGCCGGCGTGGTGTCGGGCATCTTCGGCTCGGCCGGGCAAAGCTGCGTGGCCGGTTCGCGCCTGTTCGTGCAGAAGTCCATCTATGGCCGCTTCATGGAGGCGCTGGTGCAACGTACGCGCCAGGTGCGGGTGGGCCTGCCCGATGATCCGGCCACGCAGATGGGGCCGCTGGTGTCGCGCGCGCATCGCGACAAGGTCGCCGGCTATGTCGATATCGGCCGCGCCGAAGGCGGCCGCGTGCTGGTCGGCGGCGCCGCGCCGGATCGCGCCGAGCTGGCCAATGGCTGGTTCTACCTGCCCACGGTGATAGACGGCCTTGGCAATGGCGCGCGCGTCTGCCAGGAGGAGATCTTCGGACCGGTGCTGGTGGCGCTGCCGTTCGAGGATGAGCAAGACGTAATCGAGCAGGCCAACGACACGCCCTTCGGCCTGGCCGCCGGCATGTGGACCGGCGACTACGCCCGCGCCTGGCGCGTGGCGCGCGAGATCGAGGCGGGCTCGGTCTGGATCAATACCTACAAGCAATCGCATATCGCCACGCCGTTCGGCGGCTTCAAGGCCAGCGGCATCGGCCGCGAGAAAGGTCTGCACGGCCTGCGCCTCTACAGCCAGGTCAAGAGCCTGTACTGGGGCATGCACAATCAACCGATGGGACTGTGA
- a CDS encoding HlyD family type I secretion periplasmic adaptor subunit, with amino-acid sequence MTGRAGNRVVVLRPELDKAEPVADADENGGWSARFGWWVLALGFGGFLAWAAWAPLDNGVAMPGIVVVTGERQAVDSIEGGVVSALLVAEGDPVRAGQALVRLDDTRVRGEARSLRAQQAAVMAREARLLAERDGRDDLAPPDAQANAEAAAAYAMERQLFASRRAALAGELAGIEATLAGSRALAGGLESTLAHKRTQRALLREQLGNLRDLAREGYVPRNRVLELERSLAQLDGDLASDLGALGQTRQQIAELALRGQQRRDAFQREVRTDLAETRVQREQLTQKLATAEFDLAHSEIRAPVSGTVVALATHTVGGVVQPGSRLMEIVPEDVPLVVEGRLPVESIDKVRAGLPVELMFTAFDASSTPRLEGTVTLVSADRFEDDRNGRPYYRLRADVAPGQLRRIGDAPLRAGMPVEVFVRTGERSLLNYLFKPLLDRARLAWGDA; translated from the coding sequence ATGACGGGACGCGCCGGCAATCGTGTGGTGGTGCTGCGGCCCGAACTGGACAAGGCCGAGCCGGTAGCGGACGCTGACGAGAACGGCGGCTGGTCGGCCCGCTTCGGCTGGTGGGTGCTGGCGCTGGGCTTTGGTGGCTTCCTGGCGTGGGCGGCGTGGGCGCCGCTGGACAACGGTGTGGCGATGCCCGGCATCGTCGTCGTGACCGGCGAGCGGCAGGCGGTGGACAGTATCGAGGGCGGCGTGGTGAGCGCCTTGCTGGTGGCTGAAGGCGACCCGGTCCGGGCCGGCCAGGCGCTGGTACGGCTGGACGATACCCGGGTGCGTGGCGAGGCGCGGAGCCTGCGCGCGCAGCAGGCGGCCGTCATGGCCCGCGAAGCGCGCCTGCTGGCCGAGCGCGATGGCCGGGATGATCTTGCGCCGCCCGATGCGCAGGCGAATGCCGAAGCGGCCGCCGCCTACGCGATGGAGCGCCAACTGTTCGCCAGCCGCCGCGCGGCGCTGGCGGGCGAACTGGCCGGCATCGAGGCCACGCTGGCCGGCAGCCGGGCCCTGGCCGGTGGCCTGGAATCGACGTTGGCGCACAAGCGCACGCAGCGCGCCCTGCTGCGGGAACAGCTGGGCAACCTGCGCGACCTGGCGCGCGAAGGCTACGTGCCGCGCAACCGCGTGCTGGAACTGGAGCGCAGCCTCGCGCAACTGGACGGCGACTTGGCCTCGGACCTGGGCGCCCTGGGACAGACACGCCAGCAGATCGCGGAACTGGCGCTGCGCGGCCAGCAGCGTCGCGACGCGTTTCAGCGCGAGGTGCGCACCGATCTGGCGGAAACCCGCGTGCAGCGCGAGCAGTTGACGCAGAAACTGGCGACGGCCGAATTCGACCTGGCGCACAGCGAGATCCGCGCCCCGGTCAGCGGTACCGTCGTGGCGCTGGCCACGCACACGGTCGGGGGCGTGGTGCAGCCCGGCTCGCGCCTGATGGAGATCGTGCCCGAGGACGTGCCGCTGGTGGTCGAGGGGCGGTTGCCGGTGGAGTCCATCGACAAGGTGCGCGCGGGCCTGCCGGTTGAGCTGATGTTCACGGCTTTCGATGCCAGCAGCACGCCGCGGCTGGAGGGAACCGTGACGCTGGTGTCGGCGGACCGGTTCGAGGATGACCGCAACGGCCGCCCTTACTATCGCCTGCGCGCCGACGTGGCGCCGGGCCAGCTGCGGCGCATCGGCGATGCGCCGTTGCGCGCCGGCATGCCGGTGGAGGTGTTCGTGCGCACGGGCGAGCGTTCGCTGCTGAATTATCTGTTCAAGCCCCTGCTCGATCGCGCGCGGCTGGCGTGGGGTGACGCATGA